CTCAAGATTTAGCATCAATCCATTCAAAATTTGTGCCACTCTTTTTTTAATAACTCGATAATCAATATTCATGTTGGACcttgattaattttttaaaaaaaatatttaaatacatattttattttattataagcTCTAAAATTacttatcattttaaaaaaattaaaaatctccTCTCGAATACATCACTCCCCACTCGCTGATATCTTTCTATCCCCCTCTCGAATACATCCCTCCCCTGTATTCAGATGTCTTATCCTCTCTGTGATACGTCTTTATCCCCTTTCTGATATATATATCTCCACTCGGATACTTCTCTCCCTTATATATTCGGATTTGTTGATGTATCTGAAAGTCTAGTGATATATCTGaaactcataaattttaaaaaaaattaataatttgaaaaagagtagggaaataatgtaattaactcttaacatTGTGAGATTTATGTAAACTAATACTCCCGTCCAGCGGCGAAGCTAGAATTTTGGCTAGGGagttcaaaatatgaagaacTAGACACATGAACTAGTCGAAGGgtgttcgacatctactatatatacatgaaaaattattttaaccatgtataaataatataactttcTACCGAAAGGAGTTcagatgaaaaaatattttaatcatgtataaataatataattgtcGTTTTAGTTTGATTGTCCTATTTTAATTtgacacaaaattttaaaaaattaaaaagacttGTATTTCGTGTTTAAAATGATATGTGggatatatcaaaaaaaattgattagtaatcttaaatatttcatatgaaaaattgtaattaaggagttaacaaaaaaggaaagaaacgatattttttaaataaactaaaaagaaaagtcgGACGAACAGATTAAAACGGATGAGGTGATAAATTTAGGGTGATTTAACAATCATTCCTatggaaaatgagaaaaaatcatATTCATCATTTAAATTGATTATCCAGTTAAATAGGACAGTTCAATCTAGTTAGTTAATTGTTCAGATATATaatgtaattaactcttaacactGTGAGATTTGTGTAAATTATACTGATttaaatttggaaaaattagtgaattaatcaaaattatcaacttatttAGTGAAAAATGATTgtagtttaaaaaaattattaatagctattatatttttatagcaAATTATAAGTATACCAATTTAGTTTCTAATTTTTCTCAACTTATTACGcacacattttttaaaaaattaattataaagtcACCCACGTTTCCCTCTTCTCcctcttaatggtcacctttaTTTTCCCCATTCcctcatctctttttttttcgaTTCCCACTtatctctctttcttcttctctatttttttttcaaaattccaaAAAGAATTTTACTAATTAAGGTAACAAAATATTCATCATATATCTTGGTAGATTTATATTGAACTTGTATTTTGCTGTGATTTTTCAGTATTCGTATTTTATCTACAATATTAGAATGTATTCAATCCCAATGTATGCCATTTAATTAGTTATAATAATTTGTGTCTTTTAAATCTGTATTTTTTAATAGTAATTGTATCCTttgattatatttataatttaatcgAAAATGATATCTTTTATCTAccatttattttgtatttatcatttagtattGTTTATTTTTCATGCAACTTACATTTCAATGCATTTTCGTGTCCTTTCTGATTTTTTATAGACAAGTAAATCTATATTCTATTCTACTAgatttgtatttcatttcattttttttcctttctgaatattttttagGCAAGTAGATCTATATTTCAATCTATTTGATTTGTATTTCattgatttttgtattttttttgaatatttataggctAGTAGATCTATATTCCATTCAACTTGATTTgtatctcatttcattttttgTACCTTTCCTTAACTATGGTCCAATTTCTTATCATCAGaccatctttttattttttgtatcatTTCTCAAGTTATATTCTTTTCTATAAGCATGCTTGTTGTGTTTTTCAAAATCTAGtcttatttaatttgtataaaaGTAATATCGCAATATGTGTCAAGCATAACAAGTCGATACAAGTCAATGGTGCATTGCTATCTTCGATCTTATACTTCAACTTCATACAATTGTATCTCAAATCAACACCAATTTGTTTAGCAGTTTCTTTCATTAAATCTCTAAATGTTGCATACTCTTTCACTATAATAGCCTCTATTGTGTAATCAATATAGCAATTATCTTCGTTTCATCTCCTCGAATGCATGATCAGAAGACTAACGCTCCCCATatctaattatattattttaaaaaaagatattcCAATAAGACAAAAAAAATGTATTCCAATCAGACACAAACACATTGTATTCGAAAATCATTAATATACAAATATTCAAAACTATTCAACTATAACTAGTTCTATTCAATAAAAAGAAGTTTTCAAATAAAAAGTATCTCAACGACATTGTGGTCCCAAACAAAGTGGATACAATCAATTTTTAcctcaaaatcatatatatatatataaatactcaGTACCATTTAATAGTCAAATTGTATCCATATTATACAATGCACATTTGATTAGTTTCcataagttaaattatttttattgtcaTCAAATTTATATTCAAATTAGGATACAAATTTTGTATCTAAAATAAATCAGGTTTTAAGAAGCAtaccaattaaaatataaatatatatattatattgtatttcaaaatttatataactCAATTAGTTTGTAttccaaaatcaatcaaaatatCAATTTCTAACAAAAACACAGAAAATGTAATTCGTATCCAATTTGTATTTTATTCACCACTAATCTGTACTCAAaatcataccaaaatcaaaattatcTATCAAAAAAGATTTCAAATCAAGTCTGAAAATACTCTTCGATATGACCAAAGAAAATCTGTCGATATCATGCATTCACAACGAATTGAATTCGGAATAaacattaaaatttattttgaattcgaaataaaattgaatttaaaacaaaattgatTTTGAAATACCGGAATGTTATTAGAACGAATATGAACAGTCCGGATCGATCTCCTTTTTGTAGCCATAAATTTTACCAAACGAATTGCATTTACAAAAGAATTGAATCGTTAATGGGGGAGGAGGAAGGAGATTGAATCTCATTAATGGAGGAAGAGAGAAAACTGATAATTTAATTCGCTAATTGGGATCTCTAAGTGAGTAACGTAATTAGCATTTATCATATTTGAAAGATACTCTCCCATAAATTTCTccaatgcaaggtaaggctgcgtacaatagatccttgtggtcaggcccttccccggaccccgcgcatggCGGGAGCTTTAGTACACCGGGCTACCCTATTTTTTAATTACTTGTATtctataaagtaaaaaaaaatacaaaaagtcTTGAAATAGCAAGTCAAATTATTgtcattttcaataaatattaaaaatatagctaAAGAGTCCTATTAAATACAAACATATTgttgttttgaaaattttctctttaaattttgggaaacttacataaatatacaatattaagaaaatatttatcatttatagcaataaaaaaaattactaaacacttataatacatttataatacagttttaatacatattgcagagaactatttataaaacatatataatacaagttttatagataaataatacatttatcacatactttaatagatttataatacattatgtcaatttcttactacacaaacataatatatattttaaaacacttataatgcatttatattgtatgcataatttacttttaatacaagtgtagatttatcataatattgctatgtattgctataaattgtaataaataaaaaatatcgctaaaatcagtaattaatttttaaaaaacactcaattaagtaattttttcttaaatttttactGCATAAAGTACTccatgattaaaaaaaataaattcaaaacttGAACCTAAGATCTTTGATAAACaatgaaaaaatcatatttgtTCCACCACGATCAATATTGATCTATCGTTTATTCTGATCTGTTTAAATCGCACTGTTTTCTACCCTTTTGTGCTAGCATTTTGCACATTAaagaattttttagaaaaaatgatttgGTAGAATGCGGTTACGTAGCACCTTTCATATCTACAACTTTGTCTTGGAACTGTTTCCGATTTCTTCCGGGTCATTTGATAGGGCATGTAAAAATGATGTTGAATATTATGGTTTTAGTAATTTTTATATTAGTAATGTTGAGATTATATTTCTTATGTcaatgtttgatttgatatattaaaaagaACATGCATTGTATAATTTCTAAAAAAGCTATTTTgtttacaaaaaaattattcagtACGTGGAAACGATGTGGAAAAAGTTTTAAAGGAAAATTGTGTGTTTAACTATGCTAATATATGCATTAAAACTCTTTGTATTACTAATATCATGATTTCTCCTATAATAATTAGGGCAATTTTCGCATATATCCActaaaaaatactttaattatgctccatagctatagtttgttAATTACAATTTGTAACTATAGTTATAgtagcgtttgtataattcgcgtagcatttgtatacgtttgtataattcgctatacaattcgcagCTTTtatataacgtttgtatatttcactatataaTTCAtgcacaacatttgtataattcgctatacaatttgtagtgtttgtgtatttcgctatacaattcgattcgcaAACAACATTTGTATAAATCGCATGCATTATACAAAATTCAACTGTATAAtcacgcgaattatacaaaattcaaactgtaattacagttAGATGTTTGTCGCGAGCCATAGTTAATTCGAACTATAgctatgttagctaattaactagtatatgtttgcttatcCGCATAATTTTCCCTAATAATTATACATAGCATCAGAACTGTCAAAATGGACTTGACCCATGAGGCCGACCCACCCCACCCCTTGAATAAGTGGGGTTGGGCTAAATTTTTTCAACCCATTTAGGAACTGCTTTTTAGCCCAACCTCATTTGGCCCGTCAGCCTCATAGGCTTAACCTGCGAGCCTCAGAAGGCAGTCCATGGGtcgtgaattttaaaaatatttaatatatatatattaagcagtgttttattttgtcaaatttCCAGCAACTAGACAATTGAAGTTATTGTAACTATTAATCTTTGACCTCTTTTACTTTTGTGCTTATGcctaatttttcatttctcttttcttgtctagtttatgaaaaacaatgataatttaatgtatgttaTTCTGATGAATCATATGAatgttgactgttgtatctTGCTTATTCTGTTGTTTTGTAAGTATTTcactaaagtgtgtgtaattcATGGACATGCGAATTTTTGACGTATTGGTGTTGTGTTAATCAATGTTCGATAGTTTTTCTAAGAGGTCAATGTTATCCATTTTTTGATTGAAAGGTCAATCCGTCCCAAGCCGTAACCCGCTTAGAATTAGAATGAGTTGCCATTTTATAGGCCCTTTAGTTAAAATGATCAATCCGTTCCAACTCATTTAACTCGCTAGCCCTTTAGAATTGGGTTGGACCAACCCATTTTGACAGCTCTATATATCATAACACCAAATAGAATGTATTGGGTAAGTAGCTTCCTTTGATTGGCTAGCCACAAGATGAATCTGTCTTGGTACTGAAATTGAACTCCACAGCAAATAAGATGTCACCAACCTTGCATCTATGCTGTACACCTCAtaataaataacttttttttttatgaaccATAATATCTACAAGTTATAACTGAATATCAGTTTCTAAAGAACTTACGCTTCCCTCTTTAATTTGAAGTTCCTTTCACtaggaaaaaaatgaatattccCTCCATTCCAAAATATTTGTTACAATCTTTTTTCGAGTCAAACGATATAAACTTTGACCTACATTTTAAGATGTAATTTTTTATCTTGTTGATACGAGAAAATTGCAGTTtgtaatatttttcatataatttttgattatctaaattttaattttaaactatCAAATTAATCTAATCTAATTTAGCTTAGAAAGTTAGTCAAATTGATTCTCAAAATGCAAAACGTGACAACTATTTTGGAACGGGGGATtacaatttaagaaaattgtATTCAATATATTGGGCTCTTTGAAACCTTTTTGCGCTAACGTTATTGGCCCAATGAAACAGTCTTTCTATAAAGAACCGCAAAACCAGAGGCCCAGCCCATACACAACAAGAATAAATAAACAAACGAATCCCGCCATTTGAACTCtgctgcttcttcttcttcttcttcgcgTCATTTACTGCTAAAGAAGAAACGAAAACCCAGAGCCGATTCTTCTCTTGCCAAGATGTTCAAAGCCATTGGTGGGTACCTTTTCCTTTTCTACTCCatttacacacacacacacatcgTACATATTTAATCTCAAGAAATTAACCAGTGTtcgttttttatttatttttcagcTCTTTTTGGGTTCAAGAAATCTTCGAAGCCATTTAAAGATTACTACGATGGATGGTTCAAGACTCTCAAGAACGTCCTCCTTCCTCAGCTCCGTCACGCCATGTCATCATCCGCCACCTCCGGCCCAATTCTTCTAGCTTCCCACGTCGAGGTAATGCACCGTCACTTCCTGAAATATTACGAAGCCTTAGATCTCGCCGCCGCAAACGACGTCGCTCAGGTACTTTACCCCGATTGGAGAAACCCCTTTGAAAAACCTTTCCTCTGGCTGGGAGATCTTCACCCGTACCTCTTCATAAATCTCCTCCGTTCATTTATCGGCGACTCAGAATCTGAAATTGACTCAGATATATTCGATAAACTGCAAAATTGGCATGTGGTAATGGCGTGGAAGAGTCCGTCGAGGAAATTGACGACTGGGGTCGATCAAATCGAGTGTGGATTGAGGCTAATGGTGCCTGCACTGGCGGCGCGTGCACGCGACGCGCAGGCGGCGTTCGTGGAGAAAATGGCGGCGGAATGGGGGAAATGTAAAGGGCGGAAGCAGGAGATGAAAGGGGTTGTGGGAGAATCAGCTGCGGCGGAGATGGAAGAACTGGTCGGCGTTTTTGTGGATGCGAACAGGCTGCGGAGGAGTGTACTTTCAGATATACTGAACGTGACGGATGTTAATCAGGCGGCGGTTTTTCTCGAAGCTTTAGCTCAATTCCTTGTTGGGTTTCGAAATCGTGAATTGCTCAGTCAGTTTGACAAGTGTTCTTTGGTATTATAGTTGCAGAAGAATCAGAGCACAGATTCTAATTGTAAATTAAGCCATTAATCTTTGACTAATCTCTACATATTAGTCACTAATTTTTCTGGTTCTTCAAGGATAAGACTACAGTATTAACTAGCTAATGTTTCATTTCTGTATTTCTCAGTTTTTTTCCCGCCAAAATTATGCAGTTTGTAATTTCAAAGTTACATTGTTGAGTTGTAGCATAGTAGCATGTGGATGCAATTATGCATTGAGATGAAATTTGTagattgaaataatgcaatggAGTTTGTTTTGTTAAGCCTTTTGGTAGTTTTTAGTATTTACCAGTTTGAAAGCACTCTTCTCGACTTCCACTCTACACACATTGTAAGCGTGTCAAATAGATCGGGTtgaattcaaatatatatattttttcaataatGTTCAAAAGTATTGATTCATTTGACGTTCATGACAAAGGGCGGGGTGCAAGTATGAGTTGAAGAGAAGGAATGAGAGGTAAATCTGTTAAGCTAAAGAGAATAATATATGTCATGAACTTGGGTTGTGATACTCGGGTACTAACCAGTCTCTATTCACTCAATATAGCACCTTGTTCACTAAAATGTCCCTGGGCACAACCAATTTGTGGAATTGGTTTGTGGGGTTGTTGCTTAGGCCTTTTAGTATCTAGTTGTcttatggaaaaattacttaactaCGTACCCCTTTTTAtcgtattttttaatttttcttatcgttctaaaaaatatcaaaaattccaTTTTTTGCTCCCATCATCCTCTTTTTCAGATAcatcaattcaaaatatcatacccATGATTTCCTTCCCTTTTTCACTCCACAAATCTCTCCACAGTTGTATCCATTAAtctatttttgaatttcaaatatattgTCTTTCCAATTAATGATTTCAAGTTTTTCAAGAGGTGGATTTATTTCCATCACTTaggtttttttaattttttcatcttAAAAAATTGTTGATACATATGGATGAAGGTCGAtttttgttgttcatctttttgtgatacatataggttcacatttttaatttatctaatttttttgtttcttaaattaatgtataatgcTTTTGTTTcaacattatgatacattacatTTGAATTGTATTTTTGAGATggatagatttatcataatacattactatttatgtaccttgtttgaattgttAAGTACATTATTTCTACTAGATACATTAAATAGGTAATTGTTGCTCATAAGATGTTATATTTGAGATAAATACATTACTGGTAGTCATTgtgtatcagatacatttattataaattcaaatttatgtatcatgttCAGAACTCATATATATCAgaaaaatattaacaacaaaAAATCAATCAGTTGTTTTATCAATGTCGTGTTATACacataactatgaatatgatacaaactgatattgttataaaaatacTAGTGTTTATATATCAACaattatatttgataatgtcTACAGATACACAACCTTCTAGTTGAATAAGTTAAGGTGTATGAATCTGgtagaaaaaataatgaattttgtaatagttatgtatcaaataaataactatGAATATGATACTTACTAAtttgtattttaataaattaaggtTATGTATCAAAGTTAATATTTGAACACAATATATTGTgcatgataaaaatataatgtatcataatattaaaatgaaggtatgatacattaatttatgaaataaaaacaactagatacattaaaaatttgaacctatatgtatcacaaaaagataaacaaacaaaatagaaaaaaaatcaacaatccgatttgttgaaaataaaaaaacatgatGATGAAATCCTTCTACACATTCTTTTTTGCTCTGTACCAACTCCCTCAactttttttcacttttaacAATGGCGTCATCCATGGATCTTGACTCAAAGCCCTTACCGGAGTCACCACCAACTCCCGTATTTTGAACAACAACaattccatcacttttgtatcgTTCATGCCTCACCTCACTTTTTCAGATTTCGAAATGTCTCAACAAGATCGACAGGTTCATGTTGTATCAGTACAATTTATCGacaattttgattcaaaaattgAGAGTTTTTTTGGAAGAATGgaaagaagaattttgaattttgaattgtacTAGCATGTTTCAATTTGCCAGGGATTGAATCCCATTACCAATAAAGTTTTTccataatttatattttctttatttacttttttccattttaaacgtaacaaaatattcaattaaCATATCTTCcattaatttttcctttttactgCAACAACATTAAAGTCATCACTATGTATCAGGAAAGATGACTTATGTATccgaattttttaaaaaataagagatttttgtaatttgaaaataGAATATAATTGATTCTTAACATTATGGGATTTATGTACGTTATACTTGTCTTATATGAATTGATTCCTCAATGTGCCCAAGTCCATCACATGGTGTACCCTTCAACTATTAAGCCCAATCCATGGCCCATTTTGCTAATAATCTAAGTCCATAATTACAAGGAAAAAATTATCCTCTCCTCAAGGTATTGTTACCCTAGAATCTCAGCTTAAAATCTCATAAGCCCATGAAGTGATCATTTTCTCAGAAGCCATGAAGTGTTCATTTTCTCATATAGCGGTACTACAAATTGTTTATCGGATACAATCTTTTTAATTGTACAAGATAAGAATAAGGTCGTGCACACAATCAACTTCTCCAAACACcacttgtgagatttcactggatatatatgttattgttgGGCCATACTACAAAGTATGTTAATTAAATGTACAACTTGTTGTAAACAAATatagtttttctttctttctggcAGGCataaatagaaagaaaagaaaagaagggcaCATGGGCAAATCGCAGGGGGGGAAAATATCACTCCTAATTACAACTTGGTTTATTATGAGTAGAAACTTTCCCTCATGTCAGTGAAGATCTCTTGCAGCTATATTTCCATATTAGTCCACTGCACTAATATAATGCAAAAGGACAGTATACATTGTTTTTATTTAGCATTaatcatgtaaatcatcatggtttattattaattaatcgAACTTGTTATCCAAATGTTTAAATTTGCTTAATTTGGCAACAAATGGAATCTTTTTCACATACAGGTGTTCCCTAATTCTTAAAGCTGCTTTATTTGTACATCTTTTTTTTGCTTCCATGACATTTTCCGagaaaaataaacaaacaacTAGTTGGTACTATAGATTTTGAGAGTCTCTAGTAAAggaagagagaaaataaatgATGTGGATCTTTGcactattttaaattacactttTGCTGTTCTTGGTTGACGATTAAAATTGGTGCTTTCCTTTTcttattgattttgatatgagttacttgaattgaaagtttatcATAAATAATCTCTCTACCATCACAACGCAGAGGATAAGGTTGTGTATATATCATCTTCCCCAAATCTCATTTATATGTGAGTACGCTAGATATGTTGTTATGTTTATATTAAATGATAGATTTCGAGATCACGATGACTCCAAAGGTGTGCAATGAATTTagtctttttttccttttatttttggaaaaactAAGCCCCCATTGGGATATGATTTGAAATCCGATGgatttgaagttgaagtttATGTTTGGATATGAATTCCGAATAGATAGAGTCAACAGTACAGCAGACAGAGCTGCCTACACGCGAATTAGCTGCCAAGGTTGAATAGTCTCAATTTCACTACAGGATTTGTGATCTTAAGTTGTATTTTTCTCTCGTAAACATGAACATCCCATATGTGTTGTGAAAACTATTAGTTCATAAAACAAGATATTGAAATATCCTGAGGCGCTACATAAGTAAATCACATGTCTCCTTgtgatttttataaataaatgtttgcaattacaaactttcaaatacTCATAGTTTTATAAAGATCCATTAGTCAAAAATAATAGTAACTagttattctttaatataattctTTCACACGGTACATACAATTTCTTCACGCGAGCATgggtcttttttttaaaaacaaaatataaacttattttGTCGAATtatacatttaattttttttgagatcACAATTAGAAATCCCAAATCCCCCCTTTTTTGGAGGATTttaggtttgaaatcatgattccaaataacttattcaaatattaatttaaaatcatgatccCAAATCACATATTCAAACACCTaataagttaattaattttagaaagaaaCTCAATTTGCCAATAAGGAAATGTTGCATAGATGAAATGACCCATTACAATCTTGTATGGctcacaaaacaaaaaaaaacctgaaaaagattgataatgtacccGACAAACGTAGATAACAAATtgtaaattcttttttttgCCAAACAAAAACAGGCACAAATTGATGTGAACTCCTAATTAAGCCTGGTATTCATAAACAGTTTGCAGCATATTCAAGTCAACTTAGAGTAGACAAAAACTTTAATTAATTAGGAAATTAAATAATATGCACGTttgttttatgttatttttagcAGAAATTTCAGAATTAATGGTGCACAAATTATATTTAGTCATCATTTTGCATATATGGTAAGTggttaccttacccaaaatggCCCTTTGTGGCTTTGAAAACGTTTAAATACTGGAAGGGCCATATTAGAGGGGTAGCAACTAGTGAATTATTAAGACATTTATCTCTGCTCTAATTATTCGTTATGATACATGTGAGATTTTATCTACATTTTTTCTATTAATGTACCACTTGCTATAAAAATCCAAATAATTGTACTCTAATGATGATGAGCATAAAAAGATATTAACCAGTAGTACAATATTAAGGAATGAAAATGCAAATTTATGTATTCTTGTAAACATGATTTTTTACAAGGAGTAAATAAATTTGATAATTAAGGTGTAGGTTCTAGTAAAATTGCCCCATAATATGTTGAGCATTTTCATTCACTGAGAGAAAGAAATTCATTGACTTCATTAACGTTCTTGAGAAGTGAtgtctaattaattaattagttatgcGTGGTTGTTCGGTCTGTTGGGAAACAAGAACATGTTGCACGAGAGACTTATACTAAGTTACAACAATTGTTAATGTCCGTGTTTCTCACATGAGCAATTGAGAAATTGTTGGGGAATCAATATGAGTTCTGGTGGGATGATCGAGAATTTGAGATCGATATTTCTCCATCTTTAATTGAAGAATTGAGGTTTGAGTCAATAGGAATGGAGAAAATCACATCATTCGACTG
The genomic region above belongs to Solanum dulcamara chromosome 5, daSolDulc1.2, whole genome shotgun sequence and contains:
- the LOC129888533 gene encoding protein INAPERTURATE POLLEN1, with translation MFKAIALFGFKKSSKPFKDYYDGWFKTLKNVLLPQLRHAMSSSATSGPILLASHVEVMHRHFLKYYEALDLAAANDVAQVLYPDWRNPFEKPFLWLGDLHPYLFINLLRSFIGDSESEIDSDIFDKLQNWHVVMAWKSPSRKLTTGVDQIECGLRLMVPALAARARDAQAAFVEKMAAEWGKCKGRKQEMKGVVGESAAAEMEELVGVFVDANRLRRSVLSDILNVTDVNQAAVFLEALAQFLVGFRNRELLSQFDKCSLVL